A single genomic interval of Fibrobacter sp. UWB13 harbors:
- a CDS encoding class I SAM-dependent methyltransferase, protein MFNADLLTSAKVQDFIKLATKKKLDALQVSTQLAKEFSNEERAAIMDYMALVPRFREKFGIESTAFLLCDKLALEQSTAQDIGRWKANLWPSGPEAVGNTVHDLCCGMGGDSFFLPKELTAIGVDLDENRLAMYRYNSSVMRGVSPEASNAHTILGDVREVAKENDSKNATPARPKAGYFTIDPARRAIEGENQRDLRNLTPTFEEVIEISKHYKGGMAKIPPGYPICEIPRGTEILYIGSRTDCRECLVLFGELAKNPDHVRAVMVDKTGNEIANWTFARDEKREARNESEQSQYDHNYELEGRDRIYRTSSSESDLPLGGISKFIAEPAPVLLRSHLFGVVALAHDETTHLISPGIAYVTSEKPLPSPAFANYEILESSEISTGAVRAMLKSHDIGKLTLKLRGVKVDPDQEIKRLKPKGKNSATLFYTRLDGEKIAILANPVKEIPASAGMTSGGAAPKNL, encoded by the coding sequence ATGTTCAACGCGGATTTACTCACTTCGGCTAAAGTTCAGGATTTCATCAAGCTTGCAACCAAGAAAAAATTGGATGCATTGCAAGTTTCGACGCAGCTAGCCAAGGAATTCAGCAATGAAGAACGAGCCGCCATTATGGATTATATGGCGCTTGTGCCGAGATTCCGCGAAAAATTCGGAATCGAGAGTACCGCGTTCCTCCTTTGCGATAAACTAGCGCTGGAACAGAGCACCGCGCAAGATATCGGACGCTGGAAAGCAAACTTGTGGCCAAGCGGCCCCGAAGCCGTCGGCAATACTGTTCATGACCTTTGCTGCGGCATGGGAGGCGATTCCTTCTTTTTGCCGAAGGAACTGACTGCAATTGGCGTTGACCTCGACGAAAACCGACTTGCAATGTACCGCTACAACAGCAGCGTGATGCGAGGAGTTTCGCCAGAAGCCAGCAACGCACATACCATCCTCGGAGATGTCCGCGAAGTCGCCAAAGAAAACGATTCCAAGAATGCGACGCCCGCCCGCCCCAAAGCCGGCTATTTCACGATTGACCCCGCCCGCCGAGCCATCGAAGGCGAGAACCAGCGCGATCTGCGCAATCTTACGCCCACATTCGAAGAAGTCATCGAGATTTCGAAGCATTACAAAGGCGGCATGGCAAAAATCCCGCCCGGCTACCCCATTTGCGAAATTCCGCGAGGCACAGAAATCCTGTACATTGGCTCCCGCACGGACTGCCGCGAATGTTTGGTGCTGTTCGGCGAACTCGCCAAGAATCCCGACCATGTCCGCGCCGTGATGGTCGACAAAACAGGGAACGAAATTGCCAACTGGACGTTCGCCCGCGACGAGAAGCGCGAAGCCCGCAACGAGAGCGAACAATCGCAATACGACCACAATTACGAGCTCGAAGGCCGCGACCGCATTTACCGCACATCGAGCAGCGAATCCGACTTGCCTCTCGGCGGGATTTCAAAGTTCATCGCAGAACCCGCACCGGTGTTGCTCCGCAGCCACCTCTTTGGAGTGGTCGCCCTCGCGCACGACGAAACCACGCATCTGATTTCGCCGGGCATAGCTTACGTAACCAGCGAAAAACCACTCCCCTCGCCCGCCTTCGCCAACTACGAGATTTTGGAATCGTCCGAGATTTCGACAGGCGCCGTCCGCGCGATGCTCAAATCGCACGACATCGGAAAACTCACACTCAAACTCCGAGGCGTCAAAGTCGATCCCGACCAAGAAATCAAACGCCTCAAGCCCAAAGGCAAAAACTCCGCAACGCTATTCTACACACGCCTCGACGGCGAGAAAATCGCGATACTCGCGAATCCTGTAAAGGAGATACCCGCCTCCGCGGGCATGACAAGCGGCGGAGCCGCCCCTAAAAACCTATAA
- a CDS encoding glycosyl hydrolase 53 family protein, translating into MKFLKNLAACVSCASVALLMQSCGDDTALSPVYALSSSSAQESLESSSSVPESSAQESSSSVENLSSSSQNVGGPSSSETSLSAGTESSSAVATSSAVEPTSSETLQSSSSSEAQSSAAESSSSSNASQPSSAIESSSSQAISSSETPSSSSAQPIKIDFYNGADISEVQEYERNNTKFYDVDGKESDIFTILKKHGFNSIRLRTFVSPKAKYGYAASGCGHDSEAYGDKDHVVAFAKKVKAAGMGLLVDIHYSDVWADPGKQIIPERWRNVNNADAMADSVYAYTKDLMIALKNAGATPDMVQVGNETTPGILIHKPNSKTDCWGNGVDKAATSVNGDMGTSAGKANAAKYFNAGIKAVKEVSPTTKTVLHIERIRQAETVKWWMGVIFDDYKIPADVMGFSAYTAYGDGTPDKWKNLFNTITTKYSNLEFIVAEYNGGDSDNHYNFDKSRQKTRESVREMNRWIGSFFWEPTIGGAWGSGLFDWRGKDLYANAKAFEEFF; encoded by the coding sequence ATGAAGTTTTTGAAAAATCTTGCGGCGTGCGTGTCTTGCGCTTCTGTTGCTTTGCTAATGCAATCTTGTGGTGACGATACGGCATTGTCACCTGTTTATGCTTTAAGTTCTTCGTCTGCGCAGGAATCGTTAGAATCTTCATCGAGCGTGCCGGAGTCCTCGGCTCAAGAATCCTCGTCGTCTGTTGAAAATTTATCGTCCTCTAGTCAAAATGTGGGTGGCCCCTCGTCCTCGGAAACTTCTTTGTCGGCAGGGACGGAATCGTCTTCAGCCGTGGCGACATCGTCTGCGGTAGAACCGACGTCGTCTGAAACGTTGCAGAGTTCCTCCTCGTCCGAAGCTCAGTCATCGGCGGCTGAATCATCGTCGTCTTCTAATGCGTCGCAACCCTCTTCTGCAATAGAATCCTCGTCATCGCAAGCGATCAGTTCTTCGGAAACACCTAGTTCATCTTCTGCACAACCTATAAAAATTGATTTCTACAATGGCGCCGATATTTCCGAAGTCCAGGAATACGAACGAAATAATACGAAGTTTTACGATGTCGATGGCAAAGAAAGCGATATCTTCACAATTCTGAAAAAACACGGATTCAACTCCATTCGTTTGCGCACGTTTGTTTCGCCCAAGGCAAAGTACGGTTATGCGGCGAGCGGTTGCGGTCATGATTCCGAAGCGTATGGTGACAAAGACCACGTTGTTGCTTTTGCCAAGAAAGTCAAAGCGGCTGGCATGGGGCTTCTCGTTGATATCCATTACAGCGATGTCTGGGCGGATCCTGGCAAACAGATTATCCCCGAACGCTGGCGTAACGTGAACAACGCTGATGCGATGGCGGATTCCGTGTACGCATACACCAAGGATTTGATGATTGCACTTAAGAATGCTGGCGCAACGCCGGACATGGTGCAAGTGGGCAATGAAACAACTCCGGGCATCTTGATTCACAAGCCAAACAGCAAAACAGATTGCTGGGGTAATGGCGTCGATAAGGCTGCAACTTCCGTCAATGGCGATATGGGGACTTCGGCGGGCAAGGCGAATGCCGCCAAGTATTTCAATGCGGGCATCAAGGCGGTCAAGGAAGTTTCGCCGACAACGAAAACGGTGCTTCACATTGAACGTATCCGCCAGGCAGAAACGGTAAAATGGTGGATGGGCGTCATCTTTGATGACTATAAAATCCCTGCTGACGTGATGGGTTTCTCTGCTTACACAGCATATGGTGACGGCACTCCCGATAAGTGGAAAAATTTGTTCAATACGATTACAACAAAGTATTCAAATTTGGAATTTATCGTTGCAGAATATAATGGTGGTGATTCCGATAACCACTACAATTTCGACAAATCCCGCCAAAAGACTCGTGAATCCGTCCGCGAAATGAACCGCTGGATTGGCTCATTCTTCTGGGAACCGACAATCGGCGGTGCGTGGGGCTCGGGACTTTTTGACTGGCGCGGTAAAGACCTTTACGCAAACGCTAAGGCTTTTGAAGAGTTTTTCTAG
- a CDS encoding GTP-binding protein produces MKKNKKPVVLITGYLGSGKTTLLNNLLKQEKRKVALIVNDMGSINVDAEILKKNGSNVTECPMFELQNGCICCTLRDEFIQQIEKISNLDSIEVVFVEASGISDPGAVSASFLAYEEDNSNTNVYLTSIVTVVDGDRIYREFLSELKQKKEERDSLAEKYDLSDEEISTLIVDQIEFCNFIILNKCDLLSADQLKEVESIVRDFQPRAPIIHSVNGDIDIEKIMTTKPFNYDQIDSSSAIQKATATLTQPGRKNNGCVDEYGITSFVFEARRPFNRTRFMEFVNNRYPSQLIRSKGYIWFSDASKDVQLFEQAGRNSSILPVSYWIDALREDVKQSYIAENPEIKENWDTQFGDRENQVVFIGKGYNKDDIIVELEKCLDERAYA; encoded by the coding sequence ATGAAAAAGAATAAGAAACCGGTGGTACTCATCACCGGGTATTTGGGGTCGGGTAAAACCACGCTTTTGAACAATCTTCTCAAGCAAGAAAAGAGAAAAGTCGCCCTCATCGTAAACGATATGGGAAGCATCAATGTCGATGCCGAGATTTTGAAAAAGAACGGTTCGAACGTCACCGAATGCCCGATGTTCGAATTGCAAAACGGTTGCATCTGCTGCACGTTGCGCGATGAATTCATCCAGCAGATTGAAAAAATTTCCAACCTCGATTCCATTGAAGTCGTATTTGTCGAAGCCTCCGGCATCAGCGATCCGGGTGCGGTGAGCGCAAGTTTCCTTGCTTACGAAGAAGACAATTCAAATACGAATGTCTACTTGACTTCCATCGTCACTGTTGTTGATGGCGACAGAATTTATCGTGAATTCCTTAGCGAATTAAAGCAGAAAAAAGAAGAAAGAGATTCGCTCGCCGAAAAATACGATTTAAGCGATGAAGAAATTTCGACACTGATTGTAGACCAGATTGAATTCTGCAATTTCATCATTTTGAACAAGTGCGATTTACTCAGCGCAGACCAGCTCAAGGAAGTGGAATCTATCGTTCGCGATTTCCAGCCTCGCGCCCCGATTATCCATTCCGTCAACGGCGATATCGACATCGAAAAAATCATGACGACAAAGCCGTTCAACTATGATCAAATTGATTCCTCTTCGGCCATCCAGAAGGCTACCGCAACATTAACCCAGCCAGGTCGCAAGAACAATGGTTGCGTTGACGAATACGGAATTACATCGTTTGTTTTCGAAGCTAGACGCCCGTTCAACAGAACCCGCTTTATGGAATTTGTCAACAACAGATACCCGTCACAGCTTATCCGTTCCAAGGGCTACATCTGGTTTTCAGACGCCAGCAAGGACGTGCAGCTTTTCGAACAGGCAGGTCGTAATTCCTCGATTTTGCCCGTTTCGTATTGGATTGATGCTCTGCGCGAAGACGTTAAGCAATCGTACATCGCCGAAAATCCAGAAATCAAAGAAAACTGGGACACTCAATTTGGCGACCGCGAAAACCAGGTTGTGTTCATCGGCAAAGGCTACAACAAGGACGACATCATTGTCGAGCTTGAAAAATGCCTTGATGAAAGAGCGTACGCTTAA
- the ung gene encoding uracil-DNA glycosylase, which produces MSVKLEESWLKLLADQFEQPYFKQIKAKLLQEHAEHHVVYPPGPQIFAALDYCPVDKVKAVIIGQDPYHNPGQAHGLCFSVPFGIEPPPSLVNIFQELHDDLGITPPPHGNLEGWAHQGILLLNASLTVRAHMAASHAGIGWQQFTDTIIQRLSQVRENLVFLLWGSFAIKKQVLIAPNRGHLILTAPHPSPLSAYRGFFGCKHFSKANNYLISKGLEPIDWSIK; this is translated from the coding sequence ATGTCCGTTAAACTTGAAGAATCTTGGCTGAAACTGCTCGCCGACCAGTTCGAACAGCCGTATTTTAAGCAAATCAAGGCAAAACTTTTGCAGGAACACGCGGAACATCACGTGGTGTACCCTCCCGGACCGCAGATTTTTGCAGCACTCGACTATTGCCCTGTCGATAAAGTCAAGGCCGTCATCATCGGACAAGACCCGTACCACAATCCAGGTCAGGCTCACGGGCTTTGCTTCTCGGTGCCGTTTGGCATTGAACCGCCGCCATCCCTCGTGAACATTTTCCAAGAGCTGCACGACGATCTCGGCATTACACCGCCGCCACACGGGAACTTGGAAGGCTGGGCTCACCAGGGAATTTTGCTGTTAAACGCCTCGCTCACGGTGCGCGCCCACATGGCGGCAAGTCACGCAGGCATTGGCTGGCAGCAGTTCACGGACACAATTATCCAGCGCCTTTCGCAGGTTCGCGAGAACCTCGTCTTTTTGCTCTGGGGCAGTTTCGCTATCAAAAAGCAAGTGCTCATCGCACCCAATCGTGGCCATCTGATTCTCACCGCCCCGCATCCGAGCCCGCTCTCAGCATACCGCGGATTCTTCGGTTGCAAGCACTTTAGCAAAGCAAACAACTATCTTATCAGCAAGGGGCTCGAACCCATCGACTGGAGCATTAAATAA
- a CDS encoding glycoside hydrolase family 18 protein: MKNRISHIFATFVATAIFTLAGISSAWAAPLFIGYYPDWGKWHKPAYTVDKVPYNKLTHVLWSFITPNTDGSLRGDAAEDPSALDEMVTLAHAAGTKVIVSLGGGGQSDNFVPVASNDALRQKFVANLVKYVADHNLDGLDMDWEWEYNPVPEADTIAYNKLLTELREALPKDKSLSAALPCSPYYGKWFTAEVLVKNLDWFGFMTYDMTGDWDDKAMFDSPLYPHDGYTTWSWEETRDYWKKRGVPTEKMVFGIPSFGFQFQGATGPGSDFTKGTAKQIAYKDIVTNTDWKYFYDSVAVEPYGISSTGYVTFEDPHSSAVKSRWVKENGYAGIMVWEVSHDYIEGVGNPILDSIAVVLREGTTGIRDIHKKRATGSRLDASKTPNAQTTRVDVLGKSVQNAGRESRLKNKFIFKVEQ; this comes from the coding sequence ATGAAGAATAGAATTTCACATATTTTTGCAACGTTCGTTGCAACCGCTATTTTCACTCTCGCCGGTATTAGTTCCGCATGGGCCGCTCCACTGTTTATCGGCTACTATCCCGATTGGGGGAAATGGCACAAGCCCGCCTACACTGTAGATAAAGTTCCGTACAACAAATTAACACACGTGCTGTGGAGTTTCATCACGCCAAACACGGATGGTTCATTGCGCGGAGATGCCGCAGAAGACCCAAGCGCACTCGACGAAATGGTAACGCTCGCCCATGCAGCCGGTACAAAAGTCATCGTCTCGCTCGGCGGTGGCGGACAAAGCGACAACTTCGTGCCCGTTGCATCAAACGATGCGCTCCGTCAAAAATTCGTCGCAAACCTCGTCAAATACGTCGCTGACCACAATCTCGACGGGCTCGACATGGACTGGGAATGGGAATACAATCCCGTCCCCGAGGCAGACACTATCGCCTACAACAAATTGCTCACAGAGCTACGCGAAGCCCTCCCCAAAGACAAAAGCCTTTCGGCAGCACTTCCCTGCTCGCCCTATTACGGGAAATGGTTCACAGCCGAAGTCCTCGTGAAAAACTTGGACTGGTTCGGATTCATGACCTACGACATGACCGGCGACTGGGATGACAAAGCCATGTTCGATTCGCCGCTATACCCGCACGATGGATACACCACATGGTCGTGGGAAGAAACACGCGACTATTGGAAAAAGCGCGGCGTCCCGACAGAAAAGATGGTCTTCGGAATTCCGTCATTCGGGTTTCAATTTCAAGGAGCAACAGGACCGGGCTCCGACTTTACCAAAGGAACCGCCAAGCAAATCGCATACAAAGATATCGTCACAAACACCGACTGGAAATACTTCTATGACAGCGTCGCTGTAGAGCCCTACGGCATATCTTCAACCGGATACGTGACCTTCGAAGACCCGCATTCTTCCGCCGTAAAATCGCGTTGGGTCAAGGAAAATGGTTACGCCGGCATCATGGTCTGGGAAGTTTCGCACGACTACATCGAAGGCGTCGGGAATCCGATTCTTGATAGCATTGCTGTTGTATTGCGCGAAGGAACTACAGGAATCCGCGACATTCACAAGAAGCGCGCGACAGGCTCTCGGCTAGACGCCTCGAAAACCCCGAATGCGCAAACAACGCGCGTAGATGTACTCGGAAAAAGCGTGCAAAACGCAGGCCGCGAAAGCCGTTTAAAGAACAAGTTTATTTTTAAAGTGGAACAGTAA
- a CDS encoding Fur family transcriptional regulator, which translates to MGIIKYKTKQQELLLSCFKAMQGRHFTAEDVSAYFQKQNISIGIATIYRQIEKFVAMGVVQKYFLGEQNAACFQYMGEECHKEVSHFHLKCEKCGTLIHLECHDLEQLSSHLMAEHGFALDPFRTVFYGLCENCRLAS; encoded by the coding sequence ATGGGCATTATTAAATACAAAACCAAACAGCAGGAACTGCTCCTATCTTGTTTCAAAGCGATGCAAGGCCGCCATTTCACAGCAGAAGATGTGTCGGCTTATTTCCAGAAGCAGAACATTTCTATCGGCATTGCAACTATTTACCGCCAGATTGAAAAGTTTGTGGCGATGGGCGTTGTTCAAAAGTATTTCCTTGGCGAACAAAATGCCGCCTGCTTCCAATACATGGGCGAAGAATGCCACAAAGAAGTTTCGCATTTTCACCTGAAGTGCGAAAAATGCGGCACGCTCATCCATCTCGAATGTCACGATCTTGAACAGCTGAGTTCGCACCTGATGGCAGAACACGGTTTTGCACTTGATCCATTCCGCACTGTTTTTTACGGACTCTGTGAGAACTGCCGCCTAGCGAGCTAA
- a CDS encoding ATP-binding cassette domain-containing protein — MLDYISIRGCRLHNLKNVNAQFPLGKITVVCGPSGCGKSTLVMDTLHGESKRRYLETLSPFAADLLGGKRTIPLDSAEGLPASLAIAATRGEAPAKASALSIAECDNALRTLFAAFAKPACPICGAPMVSQSREEIIREIAGMPIGTKLQFLAKIETGNAEMATPSPYADHDHIRAKALSGQRQQVRGDINADRNDKKKAQSKSRTTLDKLSAVFLAQGFTRALADGTMYSLADLLPGEKVLTPKEFFIIVDRIIVRENTRTRIAEAVDGTLKLTHSAITLDIAGERKFYSTKPCCPNANDKQHQTSDIQETIASLDARAFSPYSRTSVCEYCEGTGIIQEAAPAKINEKGGGKGRAESNVESDEDENAECSHCHGLRLKKTYLNATVDDISYKQILTTEFANLPEHLHKIFDNKIGQNLKATFNSLLDRIEAINDLGIGYLTPGRAGQTLSGGELQRLKLASLSTGHLNGLLIALDEPASGLHASDVTALWKVLEKIRKRGNTLVLIEHNPQIIKRADYIIEMGPGAGEKGGEILFQGNRDEVLENPGSPTGMWIRKLDESGDSRSAAIQNTKESTAILVDNFAKFDMAPVNAAFPINKFSVITGQSGSGKSTLLFENIAKRAKAEEFKKLGIDALSILTTGDFHGSKRSTVLSAIGLTTLLRDLFAKLPESKVRGYTASKFSMHAPGGRCENCKGEGVIYDPLGYEESECPVCLGKRFRDEVLEIRFKSLSIADILDMEIGSAYKLFTNMKPFAEKLKPLVDTGLDYLKLGQTTAHLSGGERARLRLSITLARAKAPNTLFLFDEPARGLHQKDIQQLLGLIHGLCNAGHTVIAIEHAQDFVDAADYVVELKRG, encoded by the coding sequence ATGCTTGATTACATTTCGATTCGCGGTTGCAGACTCCATAATTTAAAGAATGTCAACGCCCAGTTTCCGCTGGGGAAAATTACGGTTGTATGCGGACCATCGGGTTGCGGAAAATCGACGCTCGTGATGGACACGCTCCATGGAGAAAGCAAGCGACGTTACCTAGAGACGCTCTCGCCTTTTGCGGCAGATTTACTCGGAGGCAAGCGAACGATTCCGCTGGACAGCGCCGAAGGACTCCCGGCAAGTTTAGCGATTGCCGCCACGCGTGGAGAAGCCCCCGCAAAAGCATCAGCGCTTTCGATTGCCGAATGTGATAACGCATTGCGAACATTGTTTGCCGCATTTGCAAAGCCCGCCTGCCCCATTTGCGGAGCTCCGATGGTGAGCCAGAGCCGCGAAGAGATTATTCGCGAAATTGCGGGAATGCCAATAGGGACGAAGCTACAGTTCTTGGCGAAAATCGAAACGGGAAATGCGGAAATGGCGACCCCGTCCCCATACGCGGATCATGACCACATAAGAGCTAAAGCTCTAAGTGGTCAAAGACAACAAGTGCGGGGTGACATCAATGCAGACAGGAATGACAAAAAGAAAGCGCAGAGTAAGAGTCGCACGACGTTGGATAAACTGTCGGCCGTATTTTTGGCACAAGGTTTTACGCGAGCGTTGGCCGATGGCACGATGTATTCGCTAGCAGACTTGCTCCCTGGCGAAAAGGTTTTGACGCCCAAAGAATTTTTCATCATCGTTGATAGAATCATCGTTCGTGAAAACACACGCACACGAATCGCAGAAGCCGTTGACGGTACGCTAAAGCTCACGCACTCTGCAATTACGCTTGACATTGCTGGCGAACGCAAGTTCTATAGTACAAAGCCGTGCTGCCCGAATGCAAACGACAAACAGCACCAAACAAGCGACATACAAGAAACCATCGCGAGCCTAGATGCGCGTGCGTTCTCGCCATACAGCCGCACCAGCGTCTGCGAATACTGCGAAGGCACGGGAATCATTCAAGAAGCTGCCCCAGCAAAAATCAACGAGAAAGGAGGCGGCAAAGGTCGCGCTGAATCCAATGTAGAAAGTGACGAGGACGAAAACGCAGAATGCTCGCACTGTCACGGGCTCCGCCTCAAGAAAACATACTTGAACGCGACTGTGGATGATATCAGTTACAAGCAAATTCTCACGACGGAATTTGCAAATTTGCCAGAACATCTGCACAAAATTTTCGATAACAAAATCGGACAGAACTTAAAAGCGACATTCAATTCGCTTCTCGATCGCATTGAAGCGATTAACGATTTGGGCATTGGTTACCTCACGCCAGGACGCGCGGGGCAAACGCTTTCTGGCGGCGAATTGCAAAGACTCAAACTCGCAAGCCTCAGTACAGGGCATTTGAATGGTCTTTTGATAGCGCTTGACGAACCCGCCAGCGGTCTCCATGCCAGCGATGTCACGGCTCTTTGGAAAGTTCTCGAGAAAATCCGCAAGCGCGGCAACACGCTCGTACTTATCGAACACAATCCGCAAATCATCAAGCGAGCTGATTACATCATTGAAATGGGGCCGGGCGCAGGCGAAAAAGGCGGCGAGATTTTGTTCCAGGGCAACCGCGACGAAGTGCTTGAAAACCCAGGCTCGCCCACGGGAATGTGGATTAGGAAATTAGACGAAAGTGGAGATTCCCGCTCGGCGGCAATCCAAAACACCAAAGAAAGCACAGCGATTCTCGTTGATAACTTCGCGAAGTTCGACATGGCACCGGTGAACGCAGCCTTCCCCATCAACAAATTCAGCGTGATTACAGGCCAAAGCGGCAGCGGAAAATCGACGCTCCTTTTTGAAAACATCGCCAAACGCGCCAAAGCCGAAGAATTCAAAAAGCTCGGCATCGACGCACTTTCCATCCTCACGACCGGTGATTTTCACGGGAGCAAACGCAGCACCGTCTTGAGCGCCATCGGCCTCACCACACTATTACGCGACTTGTTCGCCAAACTTCCCGAAAGCAAAGTACGTGGCTACACCGCCTCCAAATTCAGCATGCACGCCCCCGGCGGTCGCTGCGAAAATTGCAAAGGCGAAGGAGTCATCTACGATCCGCTCGGCTACGAAGAATCCGAATGTCCCGTTTGCCTCGGCAAGCGCTTCCGCGATGAAGTCTTGGAAATCCGATTCAAGTCGCTTTCCATAGCCGACATCTTGGACATGGAAATCGGTAGTGCATACAAGCTATTCACGAACATGAAGCCGTTCGCTGAAAAACTGAAACCGCTTGTAGACACAGGCCTTGACTACTTGAAACTCGGTCAAACGACAGCACACCTCTCCGGTGGCGAACGCGCTCGACTCCGCCTCTCCATTACACTCGCGCGAGCCAAAGCCCCGAACACATTGTTCCTCTTTGACGAACCCGCTCGCGGTCTCCATCAAAAGGATATCCAGCAGTTGCTCGGGCTCATTCACGGACTTTGCAATGCCGGCCACACCGTCATTGCTATTGAACATGCACAAGACTTCGTCGACGCCGCGGATTATGTTGTCGAATTGAAGAGAGGCTAG
- a CDS encoding TIGR02172 family protein, producing MNYKQINLNDWELQGEGAFGESYFSKTDSSIMLKLMKPEGRKEDIIAEFENSRKIASVGFKTPAAIELVEESQSGRLGIIYEKVQEKISFTRMIHDNPRDLPRIAKIHAEEAKKFHGINCDPTQFLCYKETIRKAIPKLFTFKKHKDILKAAIELVPDSYGCLQYDFQPGNIVHSNKTGENYWIDMGDFGYGHYLFDIAFLYMFTNILCTKKSVQQIFHMTEQQLRDYWVEFTAAYFGRSIQPDEMFGKKIRLHLAMAVTIKYHMIPAPGPIKYIILNIMLRNALKGITLEDVADIMAAEVSF from the coding sequence ATGAATTACAAACAGATCAATTTAAATGACTGGGAATTGCAAGGGGAAGGGGCTTTCGGAGAAAGCTACTTTTCAAAAACAGATTCGAGCATTATGCTCAAGCTCATGAAACCTGAGGGGCGCAAGGAAGACATTATCGCAGAGTTTGAAAACTCTAGAAAGATCGCTTCCGTCGGCTTTAAAACTCCTGCAGCAATCGAACTGGTTGAAGAAAGTCAATCGGGACGCCTTGGCATAATCTATGAGAAAGTGCAAGAAAAAATTTCGTTCACAAGGATGATTCACGACAATCCAAGAGACCTGCCCCGCATCGCAAAAATCCACGCCGAAGAAGCGAAAAAATTTCATGGCATAAACTGCGACCCAACCCAATTCTTGTGCTATAAAGAAACCATACGCAAGGCCATTCCAAAGCTATTCACATTCAAGAAGCACAAAGATATCTTGAAGGCCGCTATAGAGCTAGTTCCTGACAGCTATGGTTGCCTACAGTACGATTTCCAGCCTGGCAATATCGTACATTCAAACAAGACCGGTGAAAATTACTGGATAGACATGGGCGATTTCGGCTATGGGCATTACCTTTTTGATATAGCCTTTCTGTACATGTTTACCAACATTCTTTGTACCAAAAAGAGCGTGCAACAAATATTTCACATGACAGAACAACAGTTGCGCGATTACTGGGTGGAATTTACAGCCGCATATTTTGGCAGATCAATTCAACCAGACGAAATGTTCGGGAAAAAGATTCGGCTTCACTTAGCCATGGCTGTGACTATAAAATACCATATGATTCCTGCTCCGGGACCAATAAAGTATATCATATTGAATATTATGCTTAGAAACGCCCTCAAGGGAATCACTCTGGAAGACGTTGCCGACATAATGGCGGCGGAAGTTAGTTTCTAG